Proteins co-encoded in one Acidimicrobiales bacterium genomic window:
- a CDS encoding dienelactone hydrolase family protein, whose amino-acid sequence MSDSLRAETVQFAGAGGDMIEGYLAQPLEAAPAGGVVVIHHMPGYDEPTKEITRKFAAHGYLAVCPNLYWREAPGASPDDAAATARAQGGVPDDRLVGDVAGAIALLRSLDASNGKVATIGYCSGGRQSFLAACRLQLAAAVDCYGAFVMAPPPEGAPVTLRPLAHLAADLSCPLLGLFGADDAFPSPAEVGELEAILTQHDKTIEFHTYEGAGHAFFSTNRTSYRPEAANDGWERIWEFFGRHLAA is encoded by the coding sequence ATGTCGGACTCGTTGAGGGCCGAGACCGTGCAGTTCGCGGGGGCGGGCGGCGACATGATCGAGGGGTACCTGGCCCAACCGCTCGAGGCCGCGCCGGCCGGCGGGGTCGTCGTGATCCACCATATGCCCGGCTACGACGAGCCGACCAAGGAGATCACGCGGAAGTTCGCCGCCCACGGATATCTCGCCGTGTGCCCGAACCTCTACTGGCGCGAGGCGCCGGGCGCGAGCCCCGACGACGCCGCCGCGACGGCGCGCGCCCAGGGCGGCGTGCCCGATGACCGACTGGTCGGTGACGTGGCGGGGGCGATCGCCTTGCTGCGGTCGCTCGACGCCTCCAACGGGAAGGTGGCCACGATCGGCTACTGCTCGGGCGGCCGGCAGTCCTTCCTGGCCGCGTGCCGGTTGCAGCTCGCCGCCGCCGTCGACTGCTACGGGGCGTTCGTGATGGCCCCGCCCCCCGAAGGGGCGCCCGTCACCCTGCGCCCCCTCGCGCACCTGGCGGCGGACCTGTCGTGTCCCCTCCTCGGCCTGTTCGGCGCCGACGATGCGTTCCCCTCACCGGCCGAAGTCGGCGAGCTGGAGGCGATCCTCACCCAGCACGACAAGACCATCGAGTTCCACACCTACGAGGGCGCCGGCCATGCGTTCTTCTCCACGAACCGCACCAGTTACCGGCCGGAAGCGGCCAACGACGGCTGGGAGAGGATCTGGGAGTTCTTCGGCCGCCACCTCGCCGCCTGA